The following are from one region of the Candidatus Zixiibacteriota bacterium genome:
- the cobA gene encoding uroporphyrinogen-III C-methyltransferase: MSNGKVYLIGAGPGDPGLITVRGLELLHDCDVVVYDHLIPDELIITLPGKTEKIYVGKRASDHTLPQDEINSLLVKLARQGKTVARLKGSDPLIFGRGGEEARVLRENNISFEIVPGVTAGIATTAYSGIPCTDRDLASAVVFVTGHKAREKDSSSVAWDCIARARNITIIIYMGVAEIDNIVSNLIAGGMSARIPSAVIERGTFPTQRTYTAPLEEMPEVVRAKNIRPPAIFVVGEVVNLQKYLSWYEDRPLFGKRIMVTRPSDQAREMYKSLRDLGAEVLPYPTITTESSESEEGWQDFNKIVGYRKWIIFTSENGVRYFYRQMVSRLGDIRILGGFKIAAVGFGTARALGEISLKPDFIPSRATTESLAEEIIDKYDFQNIPVARVRGNLGDDRVERILTEAGAEVLPLQTYRTFYPGWPEGFKEKLIEYPPDIITFTSGSTVEGLCRLLDPDELDELLKGKVVVSIGPSTSDVIRSHGIEVTLEAVEHSVPGIIREILQYYNK, encoded by the coding sequence ATGAGTAACGGCAAAGTATATTTGATCGGGGCCGGGCCGGGTGACCCGGGTCTTATAACTGTCAGAGGACTGGAGCTTCTGCATGATTGCGATGTGGTTGTCTATGACCATCTTATCCCCGATGAATTGATTATAACTCTACCCGGTAAAACCGAAAAAATATATGTCGGAAAAAGAGCCTCCGATCATACTCTCCCGCAGGATGAAATTAATTCCCTTCTTGTCAAACTGGCGCGGCAGGGCAAAACGGTGGCCCGGTTGAAGGGATCCGATCCGCTGATATTCGGCCGCGGCGGCGAAGAAGCGCGCGTGTTGCGCGAAAATAACATCTCTTTTGAAATTGTTCCCGGCGTCACCGCCGGAATCGCCACTACTGCCTACAGCGGAATTCCCTGCACCGATCGGGACCTGGCTTCGGCCGTTGTTTTTGTCACCGGGCACAAAGCCCGCGAAAAAGACTCCTCAAGCGTTGCCTGGGATTGTATTGCCAGGGCCAGAAATATAACCATCATTATTTATATGGGTGTTGCGGAAATAGATAACATTGTCAGCAATTTGATCGCGGGAGGGATGTCGGCCCGGATACCATCGGCCGTGATCGAACGCGGGACCTTTCCCACTCAGCGAACCTATACCGCTCCTCTCGAAGAAATGCCTGAAGTAGTCCGGGCGAAAAATATTCGTCCCCCGGCCATATTCGTGGTCGGCGAGGTTGTCAATCTCCAGAAATATCTTAGCTGGTACGAGGATCGGCCCCTGTTCGGCAAAAGGATTATGGTTACCCGTCCATCCGATCAGGCCCGCGAGATGTACAAATCCCTGCGCGACCTTGGCGCCGAAGTCCTTCCCTATCCGACCATCACCACGGAATCCTCGGAAAGCGAGGAAGGCTGGCAGGATTTCAATAAAATCGTCGGCTATAGAAAATGGATTATCTTTACCAGCGAAAATGGGGTTAGATATTTTTATCGCCAGATGGTGTCCCGGTTGGGCGATATTCGCATTCTGGGTGGCTTCAAAATCGCGGCGGTCGGATTCGGCACAGCGCGGGCATTGGGTGAAATCAGCCTGAAACCGGATTTTATTCCTTCCCGGGCAACGACTGAATCTCTGGCCGAGGAAATTATCGATAAGTATGATTTTCAGAATATTCCGGTGGCCCGGGTTCGCGGCAATCTGGGTGATGACCGGGTGGAACGTATCCTGACCGAGGCCGGTGCGGAAGTCCTGCCGTTACAAACCTATCGAACCTTCTATCCCGGATGGCCCGAAGGTTTTAAGGAAAAATTGATCGAATATCCGCCGGATATCATTACCTTTACCAGCGGTTCGACGGTTGAAGGATTATGCCGCCTGCTTGATCCCGATGAACTGGATGAACTGCTCAAGGGTAAAGTGGTGGTTTCGATCGGGCCCTCGACCTCGGATGTTATCCGATCCCACGGTATCGAGGTGACGCTCGAGGCAGTCGAACACAGCGTTCCCGGGATAATCAGGGAAATACTGCAATATTATAATAAATAG
- a CDS encoding (Fe-S)-binding protein produces MSEKYKPEQLAKVDYTPPKTGWMQTPTVFKKGSFNYSAIPKSVEYLGLPNPRKWQPSDDDWQLPDNWKEIILEGMKVRLERYRSLKLFMDICVRCGACADKCHYFIGSGDPKNMPVLRAELFRAVYRNNFTLAGKIMGSLVGARELTIDALKEWFYYFFQCTECRRCSLFCPYGIDTAEITMMARELLSLVGCDIDWIVTPAANCLRTGNHLGIQPHGFKDSVDFAVDDLHDITGIKVEASVNRKGAEVLFVVPSADYFGDPHYFGFLGYMALFHEIGLDYTFSAYASEGGNFGLFHSYETMKRLNQKIYAEAKHLGVKWIIGGECGHMWRVLHQYMDTLNGPADFLEVPVSPITGTRFDNAKSTKMVHIAEFTADLIRQNKIKLDKSRNDQWRVTFHDSCNPARGMGLLEEPRYVLNNVCNYFHEMPEGTIREQTFCCGSGAGLGTDENLEMRLRGGFPRGNAVRYVQDKHGVNMLCCICAIDKATLPAVCDFWAPGVSVGALHELVGNALVMKGEKPDRTDLRGEPFLSSKASETEAEVVKEGNHDV; encoded by the coding sequence ATGTCGGAAAAATATAAACCTGAACAACTGGCAAAAGTAGATTACACGCCCCCCAAAACCGGGTGGATGCAAACTCCGACCGTCTTTAAAAAAGGCTCCTTCAATTACAGTGCTATACCCAAGAGCGTCGAATATCTCGGCCTGCCCAATCCAAGGAAATGGCAGCCATCCGATGATGACTGGCAGTTACCGGACAATTGGAAAGAAATCATTCTCGAGGGGATGAAAGTCAGGCTGGAGCGCTACCGTTCGCTGAAATTGTTCATGGATATCTGCGTCAGGTGCGGAGCCTGTGCCGATAAGTGCCATTATTTTATCGGGTCGGGAGATCCCAAGAACATGCCGGTTCTGAGAGCCGAGCTGTTCCGTGCCGTATATCGCAACAACTTCACCCTGGCGGGAAAAATCATGGGCAGCCTGGTCGGCGCCCGGGAACTGACCATTGATGCTTTGAAAGAATGGTTTTACTATTTCTTCCAATGTACCGAATGCCGGCGCTGTTCCCTATTTTGTCCTTACGGGATCGATACCGCCGAAATCACCATGATGGCCCGCGAATTACTGAGTCTGGTCGGCTGTGATATCGACTGGATTGTAACCCCGGCGGCCAATTGCCTCCGGACCGGCAACCATCTTGGAATTCAACCACACGGTTTTAAGGACAGTGTCGATTTCGCGGTCGATGATCTTCATGATATTACCGGGATAAAAGTCGAGGCTTCGGTCAACCGTAAGGGCGCCGAGGTTTTGTTTGTGGTACCGTCGGCTGATTATTTCGGTGACCCCCACTATTTCGGATTCCTGGGTTATATGGCCCTATTCCACGAAATCGGACTTGACTATACTTTCAGCGCTTATGCTTCCGAGGGCGGCAATTTTGGTTTATTCCATTCTTACGAGACCATGAAACGACTGAATCAGAAAATTTACGCCGAGGCTAAACATCTCGGGGTTAAATGGATAATCGGTGGTGAGTGCGGGCACATGTGGCGGGTTCTTCATCAATACATGGATACTCTGAACGGTCCCGCGGATTTTCTTGAAGTGCCGGTTTCGCCGATAACCGGGACCCGGTTCGATAATGCCAAGTCGACCAAAATGGTACATATTGCGGAATTTACGGCGGATCTGATCCGCCAAAACAAAATCAAACTCGACAAATCCCGTAACGATCAATGGCGGGTCACCTTCCATGATTCCTGTAACCCGGCCCGCGGGATGGGCCTTCTTGAGGAGCCACGCTATGTTCTCAATAATGTCTGCAATTATTTCCATGAAATGCCCGAGGGCACGATCCGGGAGCAAACTTTCTGTTGTGGAAGCGGTGCCGGTCTGGGAACCGATGAAAACCTGGAGATGAGACTGCGCGGCGGCTTCCCCCGGGGGAATGCCGTCAGATATGTTCAGGATAAGCACGGGGTCAACATGTTGTGTTGTATCTGTGCCATTGATAAAGCCACCCTGCCGGCCGTTTGCGATTTCTGGGCTCCAGGGGTAAGTGTCGGGGCGCTTCATGAACTGGTCGGCAATGCCCTGGTGATGAAGGGCGAAAAACCGGATCGAACCGATTTACGCGGCGAACCGTTCCTCAGTTCGAAGGCGTCCGAAACAGAAGCGGAAGTAGTAAAGGAGGGTAACCACGATGTATGA
- a CDS encoding FAD-dependent oxidoreductase → MNKSDVIIIGGVAAGPKTAATVARRRPHLKITLFEKGRHISFGTCGLPYFASGDISSFEELTVTSYGIPRDIDFFRKTKRVEVVTGAEVIEIDRENKRVRVQMTQSGQIIEHGYSHLVIATGASPAKAPFPVPESNRISHFTRPEDAINFRQLAQTGQIGKAVIIGGGFIGCELAEAAGSMWGIETILIEKEAQLLPYILDPEMAEIARRELKRNDIEVMTGRTVENISLDESGNPVVKIHDGDSISADYVFLCLGVRPNVELAMKCGLNTGETGAIIVNDRMQTSDPFIYAGGDCVESVNLVTGGKMYIPMGSLANRHGRVIAENIAGGDCVFSGATGAFLVKMFETNVGAVGVTMTAARKAGLKARELWGSFVDHPDYYPETKSITLKLVYNEENQRLLGLQAVGKGDIFRRIDVFSSFLSRQARIDDLFDFEPGYAPPYAEALDPLHHLAAMAKAQQRGVNFVNPCNEIENKDAIWLDIREPEEIADAPWPVIAGDEDNKYICVPLNDLRDNLDRLNRDKEIMIVCRRGPRSYQAALILKNEGFKNVYIISGGTQAALS, encoded by the coding sequence ATGAATAAATCTGATGTTATTATAATTGGCGGTGTGGCGGCCGGACCTAAAACGGCGGCCACCGTGGCTCGGCGTCGCCCTCATTTGAAAATAACGCTCTTTGAAAAGGGGCGGCACATTTCTTTCGGGACCTGCGGACTGCCATATTTTGCCTCGGGCGATATCAGCAGTTTCGAGGAATTGACGGTGACTTCCTATGGTATTCCGCGTGATATTGACTTTTTCAGAAAGACCAAGAGGGTTGAAGTGGTTACCGGGGCGGAAGTGATCGAAATCGACCGGGAAAACAAAAGAGTCAGAGTGCAAATGACACAATCCGGCCAAATAATCGAACATGGTTACAGCCATCTGGTTATCGCCACCGGCGCCTCACCGGCGAAGGCACCTTTTCCCGTGCCTGAAAGTAACCGGATAAGTCATTTCACCCGGCCGGAGGATGCCATCAATTTCAGGCAATTGGCGCAAACCGGACAGATCGGCAAGGCCGTTATTATCGGGGGTGGATTTATTGGTTGTGAGCTGGCCGAGGCGGCCGGAAGTATGTGGGGTATTGAAACGATTTTAATAGAAAAAGAAGCGCAACTTCTCCCATACATTCTTGATCCGGAGATGGCCGAAATCGCCCGACGTGAATTGAAACGCAACGATATTGAGGTCATGACCGGAAGGACGGTCGAAAATATCAGCTTGGATGAGAGTGGCAATCCGGTCGTTAAAATACACGATGGTGATAGTATTTCGGCCGATTATGTATTTCTTTGCCTGGGAGTCAGACCGAATGTGGAACTGGCCATGAAATGCGGGCTGAATACCGGAGAAACCGGGGCGATTATTGTCAACGACCGGATGCAAACTTCTGATCCATTTATATATGCCGGCGGCGATTGTGTCGAATCTGTAAATCTGGTCACTGGCGGCAAAATGTATATCCCCATGGGATCCCTGGCCAATCGGCACGGCCGGGTGATTGCGGAAAATATTGCCGGCGGGGATTGTGTTTTCTCCGGCGCGACCGGGGCTTTTCTGGTCAAAATGTTCGAGACCAATGTCGGTGCGGTCGGGGTCACCATGACCGCCGCCCGGAAGGCGGGATTAAAAGCCAGGGAACTCTGGGGTTCGTTTGTCGATCACCCGGATTATTACCCGGAAACCAAAAGTATTACTTTGAAACTTGTATATAACGAGGAAAATCAACGTTTGCTCGGTCTTCAGGCGGTCGGGAAAGGTGACATCTTCCGCCGGATCGATGTCTTTTCCTCATTTTTATCGAGGCAAGCGCGGATCGACGATTTGTTCGATTTCGAACCGGGTTATGCCCCGCCTTATGCGGAAGCTCTTGATCCTCTTCATCATCTGGCGGCCATGGCTAAGGCCCAACAAAGAGGCGTAAATTTCGTAAATCCTTGTAATGAAATTGAAAATAAAGATGCCATCTGGCTGGACATTCGTGAACCGGAGGAAATCGCCGATGCTCCCTGGCCGGTGATAGCGGGCGACGAAGACAATAAATATATCTGCGTTCCTCTTAATGATCTCAGGGATAATCTTGACAGGCTTAATCGTGATAAAGAGATTATGATTGTTTGCCGGCGGGGACCGAGATCATACCAGGCGGCATTGATATTGAAAAACGAGGGCTTTAAAAATGTATATATTATCAGCGGCGGGACCCAGGCGGCATTATCGTAG
- a CDS encoding 4Fe-4S dicluster domain-containing protein: MGIDRRKFLTIAGLTAASVIGRKALGDSLSVAPESNLLPEENRLIGHRWAMVVDLRKCKEQHNCTKCIDACNAVHNIPQFDNPKDEVKWIWKEHFKEAFPNQEKEYILEGLLETPITVMCNHCDNPPCVRVCPTQATWKREDGIVMMDMHRCIGCRYCVAACPYGSRSFNWRDPRPFIKEINKDYPTRTRGVVEKCNFCAERLARGQMPACVEACEEKALIFGDLEDPDSEVRALLRENFAIRRKPNLGTNPEVYYIV, from the coding sequence ATGGGAATAGATAGAAGGAAATTCCTGACCATTGCCGGCCTGACGGCCGCCTCGGTTATCGGCCGGAAAGCCCTTGGTGATTCGCTTTCAGTAGCCCCGGAATCGAATCTGCTTCCCGAGGAAAACAGACTGATCGGTCATCGCTGGGCCATGGTGGTCGATTTGCGGAAGTGCAAGGAACAGCATAACTGCACCAAATGTATCGATGCCTGTAACGCGGTCCATAATATCCCTCAATTCGATAATCCCAAGGACGAAGTCAAATGGATCTGGAAGGAGCATTTTAAAGAGGCTTTTCCCAATCAGGAAAAAGAATACATTCTCGAAGGACTTCTGGAGACACCCATAACGGTCATGTGTAATCATTGTGACAATCCCCCCTGCGTCCGGGTGTGCCCCACCCAGGCGACATGGAAAAGGGAAGACGGTATTGTCATGATGGATATGCACCGTTGTATCGGGTGCCGTTATTGCGTGGCCGCCTGTCCGTACGGTTCGCGGAGCTTCAACTGGCGCGACCCGCGCCCATTTATAAAGGAAATCAACAAGGATTATCCAACCCGGACGCGAGGTGTGGTTGAAAAATGTAATTTCTGCGCTGAGCGGCTGGCCCGGGGACAGATGCCGGCCTGTGTCGAAGCCTGCGAGGAAAAGGCCCTCATTTTCGGCGATCTCGAAGATCCCGATTCGGAAGTTCGCGCTCTCCTTCGCGAGAATTTCGCCATCAGGCGCAAACCAAATCTCGGCACGAACCCTGAAGTCTATTATATAGTGTGA
- a CDS encoding bifunctional precorrin-2 dehydrogenase/sirohydrochlorin ferrochelatase codes for MSATYMPISISLKNRHCLVVGGGKVALRKIENLLDYESEITVIAPEVHDKIEYFAGKGRLKIVHRVYQSPEAENYGLVISACDDDAVNRQVYEDCRAKGIPVNVVDNPPLCDFIFPAVVRRDALTISISTDGKAPFLSGHLRLILENMFQEERWTKIIKLAASFRKKIQSRWPDDHEKRTTAISRFLAVDWQQILKEKKSTEELESYLEELMEN; via the coding sequence ATGTCGGCAACCTACATGCCTATTTCCATTTCCTTGAAGAATCGTCATTGCCTGGTGGTCGGGGGAGGCAAGGTGGCTTTGAGAAAAATCGAAAATCTCCTGGACTATGAGTCAGAGATAACCGTCATCGCCCCGGAAGTGCATGATAAAATTGAATATTTCGCAGGCAAAGGACGCCTTAAAATCGTGCATCGGGTTTACCAATCACCGGAAGCGGAAAATTATGGATTGGTGATATCCGCCTGTGACGATGACGCTGTCAACCGGCAGGTGTATGAAGATTGCCGGGCCAAAGGCATCCCGGTCAACGTGGTTGATAATCCTCCTCTCTGCGATTTTATTTTTCCGGCCGTTGTCCGGCGCGATGCCCTGACAATCTCGATTTCGACCGATGGCAAAGCGCCCTTCCTGTCGGGGCACCTGCGGTTGATACTGGAGAATATGTTCCAGGAAGAACGCTGGACGAAAATTATCAAACTGGCCGCATCCTTCCGAAAGAAAATCCAGAGCCGGTGGCCCGATGATCACGAAAAGCGGACTACCGCCATTTCCCGATTTCTTGCCGTCGACTGGCAACAGATCCTCAAAGAAAAAAAATCAACCGAGGAGCTTGAAAGCTATCTCGAAGAGTTGATGGAAAACTGA
- the nrfD gene encoding polysulfide reductase NrfD, which yields MLEKALVGDKKYWTWVGFLLVVIGIGFIAYLRQLANGLTVTGLSRDVTWGFYIAQFTFLVGVAASAVMVVLPYYLHNYKAFGKLTILGEFVAISSVIMCMLFIFVDMGQPFRIMNVILHPTPNSLMFWDMFVLSGYLVLNVLISRITLDSERKGIAPPGWIKPIILLSIPWAISIHTVTAFLYSGLAARAFWMTAVLAPRFLASAFASGPALLILIVFVIRKYTRFDPGKEPVQKLAEIVTYAMAFNIFLILMEVFTVLYSSIPEHIEHFQFLFLGLHGNNTLVPWMWTSVILAILALILLINPKTRRNESVLGVACVAVFASIWIDKGLGMVVTGFTPSPLGAVTKYWPTWNELLIAIGVYAIGFLMVTVFYKITLSLRGEISAPAKIEEKARVGSTV from the coding sequence ATGTTAGAAAAAGCACTTGTTGGAGATAAAAAGTACTGGACCTGGGTGGGCTTCCTCCTGGTTGTTATCGGAATCGGCTTCATCGCCTACCTCCGGCAGTTGGCGAATGGTCTGACCGTAACCGGGCTCAGCCGCGATGTCACCTGGGGTTTCTATATCGCCCAGTTTACTTTTCTGGTCGGCGTGGCCGCCTCGGCGGTCATGGTTGTTTTGCCGTACTATCTGCACAATTATAAGGCCTTCGGCAAACTGACTATCCTTGGCGAATTCGTGGCCATATCGTCGGTCATTATGTGTATGCTGTTTATTTTTGTCGATATGGGCCAACCCTTCCGCATCATGAATGTCATTCTGCACCCCACTCCCAACTCGCTGATGTTCTGGGATATGTTCGTTCTGAGTGGGTACCTGGTGCTTAATGTCCTGATCAGCCGTATTACTCTGGATTCGGAACGTAAAGGGATTGCTCCGCCCGGATGGATCAAGCCGATCATCCTGCTTTCGATCCCGTGGGCGATCAGCATCCATACCGTCACGGCTTTCCTCTACTCCGGTTTGGCCGCGCGGGCGTTCTGGATGACCGCCGTTCTGGCGCCGCGATTTTTGGCCTCGGCTTTCGCCTCTGGTCCGGCCCTGCTGATCTTGATCGTTTTCGTAATCCGTAAATATACCAGGTTTGATCCGGGCAAGGAACCGGTGCAGAAACTGGCTGAAATCGTAACCTACGCCATGGCCTTCAATATCTTCCTGATTCTGATGGAGGTCTTTACGGTGCTTTACAGCAGTATCCCGGAGCATATTGAGCATTTCCAGTTTCTTTTCCTTGGTCTGCATGGCAATAATACCCTGGTGCCCTGGATGTGGACTTCGGTCATTCTGGCTATTTTAGCCCTGATATTGCTGATTAATCCCAAAACACGGCGGAACGAAAGCGTCCTGGGTGTCGCCTGTGTGGCGGTATTCGCCTCGATCTGGATCGATAAGGGTTTGGGGATGGTGGTCACCGGTTTCACGCCTTCGCCTCTGGGAGCGGTCACCAAATACTGGCCGACCTGGAATGAGCTTTTAATTGCTATTGGTGTTTATGCCATCGGATTTTTAATGGTCACGGTTTTTTATAAAATTACCCTTTCCCTGAGAGGTGAAATTTCCGCCCCGGCCAAAATCGAGGAGAAAGCCAGGGTCGGTTCGACAGTCTGA
- the dsrJ gene encoding sulfate reduction electron transfer complex DsrMKJOP subunit DsrJ: MYDAGKIIVGLIIFLVLITSPVWYNMASGKSEVVPQPKIITAEKECVMGTEYMREKHMDLLNEWRDKAVREGERIHAAPNGRKFNMSLTGTCLNCHSNKTEFCDACHNYSAVGQPYCWDCHNIPEEIK; this comes from the coding sequence ATGTATGATGCGGGAAAGATTATCGTCGGGTTGATTATCTTCCTCGTGTTGATAACCAGCCCTGTTTGGTACAACATGGCCAGCGGAAAATCCGAGGTGGTTCCCCAGCCGAAGATAATCACCGCCGAAAAAGAATGCGTCATGGGCACCGAATATATGCGGGAGAAGCATATGGATCTGCTCAATGAATGGCGCGATAAAGCGGTCCGGGAGGGGGAGAGAATTCACGCGGCACCGAACGGAAGAAAATTCAACATGAGCCTGACCGGTACATGTCTGAATTGTCACTCGAACAAAACCGAATTCTGCGACGCCTGCCATAACTACAGCGCTGTCGGGCAACCGTACTGCTGGGATTGTCACAACATTCCGGAGGAAATCAAGTAA
- a CDS encoding glutamyl-tRNA reductase — protein MSHWHLVVCGISHKTSSIAEREPLQLGHDEIAKGHATFSDMPEVIESTIISTCNRVEFYFVSRRNHDPFEIVRTFYDDFRQYDISDLKDRFYIKKNKHAAGHLFRVAAGIDSMVLGENQIVGQIKDAYSSACAVKAAGKVLHRLFHQAFRVGKQVRTDTEMGKGACSVSSAAIELLKNRLEKISEPRILFVGINQMISMAATGLNQLYYEQFIFANRTEEKAVAMAQKYNSRGYSLERLPELLHRADIVISCTGAPDAIIRAKMIDDLLDKNPDKKLTMLDMAIPRDIEVDKNSYENIEILDLEDIQNFVREQQVKRELAIPQAELIIDQKLSEFTYWYDHVRHEPMYNGIHEAYENARQSELADVIENLPDELREQIDRATRRLVSRLSHLQARLNEEPGKAEKH, from the coding sequence ATGAGTCACTGGCATCTGGTTGTCTGCGGCATAAGCCATAAGACCTCCTCGATCGCCGAACGCGAACCTCTTCAACTGGGGCATGATGAAATCGCCAAAGGGCATGCTACCTTCAGCGATATGCCTGAAGTAATTGAATCGACCATTATTTCAACCTGTAACCGGGTTGAGTTTTATTTTGTTTCACGGCGTAATCATGATCCCTTTGAAATCGTCCGCACCTTTTATGATGATTTCAGGCAGTATGATATTTCCGACTTAAAGGACAGATTCTACATCAAGAAAAATAAACACGCCGCCGGTCACCTTTTCCGGGTGGCGGCCGGTATCGATTCCATGGTTCTCGGCGAAAATCAGATAGTCGGTCAGATAAAAGATGCCTACAGTTCGGCCTGTGCCGTGAAGGCCGCCGGCAAGGTTCTTCATCGTCTTTTCCACCAGGCCTTTCGCGTGGGCAAACAGGTGCGGACCGATACCGAGATGGGTAAAGGCGCCTGCTCGGTCAGTTCGGCCGCCATAGAACTGCTTAAAAACCGACTCGAGAAAATATCCGAGCCGCGAATTCTGTTTGTCGGTATCAACCAGATGATTTCGATGGCCGCGACCGGTTTAAACCAGTTATATTATGAGCAGTTTATCTTTGCCAACCGGACCGAGGAAAAGGCCGTAGCCATGGCCCAAAAATACAACTCCCGGGGCTATTCGCTGGAAAGACTTCCCGAACTTCTCCATCGAGCCGATATCGTTATCAGTTGTACCGGAGCCCCCGATGCCATAATCAGGGCGAAAATGATTGATGACTTGCTGGATAAAAACCCCGATAAGAAATTGACCATGCTGGACATGGCTATTCCCCGTGATATCGAAGTCGATAAAAATTCTTACGAAAATATCGAAATCCTCGATCTGGAAGATATTCAGAATTTCGTCAGGGAGCAACAGGTCAAACGCGAACTGGCCATACCACAGGCGGAATTAATCATTGATCAAAAGTTGAGCGAGTTTACTTACTGGTACGATCATGTTCGGCATGAGCCGATGTACAACGGCATCCATGAAGCTTATGAAAACGCCCGCCAAAGCGAATTGGCCGATGTAATCGAGAATTTGCCCGATGAACTCCGGGAGCAGATTGACCGGGCCACCCGGCGACTGGTCAGCCGGTTGTCGCATCTGCAGGCCCGGCTGAATGAGGAACCCGGCAAGGCGGAGAAACACTGA
- the hemC gene encoding hydroxymethylbilane synthase, whose amino-acid sequence MPKKKFKVGTRGSRLAVAQTGWVLDLLKKNNPEAEFQLVTITTAGDTDRISSLEHIGGSGVFTKKIESELLDGSIDIAVHSAKDLPSVMTEGLMIGAIPPRESCEDVWVSRLAASIANTARNSIVGTGSPRRRAQLLYLRPDIRVKDIRGNIETRLKKLARGEYDAIIMARAGLKRGGLDYNIHEVLPPAEFVPAPGQGALLVQIRTGDKDAAGVTAPLNDSISRRCLMIERKLLEILKAGCAAAVGGWARLETDEITLTTELRLTAVVLDKDGKTRLYVDGSIAPDQPDEILINRVADRLIAEGAREIIANYDE is encoded by the coding sequence ATGCCGAAAAAAAAATTCAAAGTCGGAACCCGGGGAAGCCGTCTGGCGGTTGCTCAAACCGGCTGGGTGCTGGACCTTTTGAAAAAAAACAATCCCGAAGCCGAATTCCAGTTAGTAACGATCACCACCGCCGGCGATACCGACCGGATATCATCATTGGAGCATATCGGCGGGAGCGGAGTTTTCACCAAAAAAATAGAATCCGAATTACTTGACGGATCGATCGATATTGCCGTTCACAGTGCCAAAGACCTGCCCTCGGTTATGACCGAAGGGCTTATGATCGGAGCTATCCCCCCCCGCGAATCATGTGAAGATGTCTGGGTATCACGTCTGGCGGCTTCCATTGCCAATACCGCGCGGAACAGTATTGTCGGAACGGGCTCGCCCCGCCGCCGCGCCCAGCTTCTATATCTTCGGCCCGATATTCGGGTAAAGGACATCCGCGGTAATATCGAAACCCGTCTGAAAAAACTGGCCAGGGGTGAATACGACGCCATTATCATGGCCCGGGCGGGATTAAAACGAGGCGGCCTTGATTATAATATTCATGAAGTTCTTCCCCCCGCCGAATTCGTACCGGCTCCCGGGCAGGGCGCCCTGCTGGTTCAAATTCGAACCGGCGATAAGGACGCCGCCGGGGTAACGGCACCATTGAATGATAGTATTTCACGGCGTTGCCTGATGATCGAACGCAAATTGCTGGAGATTCTTAAGGCCGGGTGCGCCGCGGCCGTGGGCGGGTGGGCGCGCCTGGAAACCGATGAGATTACTCTGACCACCGAACTTCGGCTGACCGCTGTGGTTCTTGACAAAGACGGCAAAACGCGGTTATATGTCGATGGCAGTATTGCTCCGGATCAACCGGATGAGATTCTCATTAACCGGGTTGCCGACCGCCTGATTGCCGAAGGCGCCAGGGAGATTATCGCGAATTACGATGAGTAA